The Sandaracinaceae bacterium region GCGACCGACGACGAGCTGAAGCGGGCCTGACGGCTCTGGTACTGTTCCGCGCTGGCGGTGGGGATGCCGCCGAGGGAGAGGGATGTCGATGACGCGCTTTGTTTGCCTTGTCGCTTGTGTGTCCGCGATCGCGTTCGTGGGCTGTGACGATGGAACCGTCGACCCGGCCGACTCGGGGACCGGCGGCGGGGACGCCGGCATGGTGTGCCAGACCCCGCCGGACCTGCCGGAGGGTACGCGCCCGGATCCGAGCGCGGTGAGCTGCCCGACCGAGGCCACCCCCGCGCCCGACGAGCAGATGGGCAGCTGCTGCTGGCGCAACAGCAACGCCGGCCAGCTCGGCACGCCGGAGCTGCGCCTCAGCTACATCGACATCGTGGGCCCGGCCGGCTCGCCGCTCTCGAGCGGCACCGTGCGGCGCGTGCTCAACGAGGCGGTGCAGGAGGAGACCTTCAACTGGCTCATCCGCACCGAGGGCGCCGACGCGGACGGCGACGTCACCATCACCACCGGCTTCGGCCGCCGCACCGCCGACGGCACCTACGAGTTCTCGCAGGGCAGCGGCGGCGCCGAGGGCGACCCGGACGCGTGGTGCCCGGTGACCATCCCCGCCTCGCTGGCCGGGGAGACCGTCACCTCGAACCCGATCGACGGCTCCATCACCGTCCCGATCTTCGACGAGGCGGGCGTGGAGGTGCAGGTCGAGCTGACCCTGCGCAACGTGGCCATCGAGACGGCGACCTTCGGCGAGGATCGCAGCTGCGTCGGCTGGCAGGTCTCGCGCCCGTTCACGTACCACCCCGAGGGCCTGCTCACGGGCTACGTCGAGGTGGAGCCCTCGCGCACCGGCACCATCAACACGCCCGGCGTGATGACCACGGTCTGCTCCGCGCTCGCGGGCAGCCTCAGCCTCACCTACTGCGAGGACACGCCGCAGGCGGAGTGGGCCATCAAGCCCGACGCGCTCTGCGACGCCAGCGGCTGCCAGGCCAACACGGCCTGCGGCGACGACGTCTGCGACCCGGCCACCGAGTGCAACGCCTGGCGCTTCGTCGCGCACTTCGCGGCGAACGGCGTCGACATCACCAACGACGCCTGCCCGTAGGCGCCGCCTTTCTCGCGCGGCCACGCAACCTCGGCGCGCGTCCCCCGATGACGGTGTACTCTCTGAGCGCACCGAAAGGGGACGTGCACCATGCGTTGGCTGATCTTGACCTCGACCCTCCTCGTCTTCGCCTGTGACGGCGAGGCGCCGGCTCCCGACGCCGGCCCTCGCGACGCCCAGGTCGTGATGGACTCCGGCCCGGCCGAGCCCTGCACCGCGGACCGCGAGTGCGACGACGACCTGTTCTGCACCGTGCACCGCTGCCTCCCCGGGAACCCGGCCGGCGACGCGCGCGGCTGCGTCATGGTCGACGACCCCTGCGCGCCCGGCGAGGTCTGCGACGAGGCGATGGACCGCTGCGCCACGGAGACGTGCGGCCCCGACCCGGACGCGGACGGCGACGGCGTGGACTCGATCGCGTGCGGCGGCATCGACTGCGACGACGACGACGAGTTTCGGTTCCCGGGCAACGCCGAGGTCTGCGACGCCATGGGGCACGACGAGGACTGCACCGACGAGACCGTCGCCGGCGCCACCGACGGGGATCTCGACGAAGACGGCTTCACCAGCGCGCTCTGCTGCAACGGCGCCAACTGCGGCGACGACTGCGACGACGACGACCGCTCCGTCTTCCCCGGCGCCCGCGAGCTCTGCAACGGCCGCGACGACGACTGCGACGGGATGACCGACGAGGAGCCCCCCGGCGCCGACCCGCTCTGCCCCGGCGGCACATGCAGCGCGGGTCGCTGCGATCTTCGCCTCTGGGAACGCACTTTCGGCGGCGCCGGGGGAGACCTCACGAGCGCGGTCACCATGGACCGCTTGGGCCGGGTCTATGTCGCGGGCTGGTTCCAAGGCACCGCCACCTTCGGTGGCCCTCCCCTCGTGTCCGCGTCCCCTGACAACCCGGACGCATTCGTGGTCGCATTCGGCGCCGACGGCTCATACCGGTGGGCGCGTCGATACGGCGGAGTAGCGGCCGACGTCGCAACGGACATCTCTTACGATCCCATCGCGGACCAGATCTACGTAGCCGTGGCCAGCTACGGCGACGCCGACTACGGCATGGGCGTCCGTCCGGGGCCCACATCCGCGATACTCGCCCTCGGTTCGGACGGATCCTACCTGTGGGATCGGACGTTGCCGGACTACCCATTCGTGGCGCTGGACGGCCACGATGGGGTCGTCTTCAACACGCTCCTTCACAGCGGGCGCGCGCACGACTTCGGAGGTGGCGTTCGGACGCCCCGCGGAGAGGATTTGATCGTGGTCCGGCTCCGCTCCGACGGCTCCTACCTCTGGGATGTCCACGTCCGCGCGCCGACGGGGGGTCAGGTACGCCCGGCCCGGATCTCGCTAAGCGCGGACGGATCCGTATCCGTGGCCGGGGACTTCCGCGGCGGCGCCGTCGACTTCGGCGATGGTCCACGAACTAACCAGGGAGCAAACGACATCTTCGCGCTACGACTCAGCGCCTCCGGATCTCACGTTTGGGACTACACGGCTGGTGGCGCTGGCGTCGATTCT contains the following coding sequences:
- a CDS encoding putative metal-binding motif-containing protein; amino-acid sequence: MRWLILTSTLLVFACDGEAPAPDAGPRDAQVVMDSGPAEPCTADRECDDDLFCTVHRCLPGNPAGDARGCVMVDDPCAPGEVCDEAMDRCATETCGPDPDADGDGVDSIACGGIDCDDDDEFRFPGNAEVCDAMGHDEDCTDETVAGATDGDLDEDGFTSALCCNGANCGDDCDDDDRSVFPGARELCNGRDDDCDGMTDEEPPGADPLCPGGTCSAGRCDLRLWERTFGGAGGDLTSAVTMDRLGRVYVAGWFQGTATFGGPPLVSASPDNPDAFVVAFGADGSYRWARRYGGVAADVATDISYDPIADQIYVAVASYGDADYGMGVRPGPTSAILALGSDGSYLWDRTLPDYPFVALDGHDGVVFNTLLHSGRAHDFGGGVRTPRGEDLIVVRLRSDGSYLWDVHVRAPTGGQVRPARISLSADGSVSVAGDFRGGAVDFGDGPRTNQGANDIFALRLSASGSHVWDYTAGGAGVDSASALRLARDGGAFLVGSFEGTVDFGLGPELAPAPTSAFLLSLGPAGSALGARSWGGSGRLNAASSVAQDSSGNVHVVGSFAGAVNFGGGNRMAPADGAGFHAVFDSALNHRSDRMYSFAGADTGAPCPDATCEVRVVDLVVGAADSTALAGYFEANVDLGGGTRFATGGADGFIVRLGR